The Streptomyces sp. NL15-2K genome contains a region encoding:
- a CDS encoding DUF6247 family protein: MAAHAAEPDAVVPPMPERTPKALRQAIAEHVPLLLPDFDAHWKWAIADAYDLGPVPAFMARWWCEYAIARDPKLDAHVTELQHRAAEATDIAEAKALIDEVAKIRYGMRKLEPGE; this comes from the coding sequence ATGGCTGCCCACGCTGCGGAACCCGATGCGGTCGTCCCTCCCATGCCCGAGCGGACCCCGAAGGCTTTGCGTCAGGCGATCGCCGAGCACGTTCCCTTGCTTCTCCCTGATTTCGACGCCCACTGGAAGTGGGCGATCGCTGACGCGTATGACCTTGGCCCCGTGCCTGCGTTCATGGCCCGCTGGTGGTGCGAGTACGCGATCGCCCGTGATCCGAAGCTCGATGCTCATGTGACCGAGCTCCAGCACCGTGCAGCAGAGGCAACCGACATCGCTGAGGCCAAAGCTCTGATCGACGAGGTGGCGAAGATTCGCTACGGCATGCGGAAGCTGGAGCCCGGCGAGTGA